A genomic region of Eucalyptus grandis isolate ANBG69807.140 chromosome 5, ASM1654582v1, whole genome shotgun sequence contains the following coding sequences:
- the LOC120293750 gene encoding disease resistance protein RPV1-like — protein sequence MGALESLRELLLDSTTIEEIPEWRRMKKLEILSLDKCTLLTKFSFVGCAAVATNLSLVDRHLTQMPKSIENFNSLIHLNLLSTNMGELPDVTRNMKNLKVLKMRRPLRKISSAIGMLEKLEELEAWGTFKEIPDNIGNLRFLKTLILSSPRISMVPQLPESLINLCCKTTSMKTLPNFSNLLNLRNLRLTLWFNHEGPCQLEGAPSAWWIGTLQMLEFLKLSSPHITNLSSNLVLLSQLKRLKLQRCHLECLPKLPTNLSYLGIKSCRRMKTTNDLSNLKVLSYLLIVACDELTEIRDIEGLENLRTLELVTLPSLVKLPDLTNLKKLKKIHLNGCSKLYEIQGGPASLEILHIINCSNLQKFPDPSSFRNLKVWDPETKESTSDLVFREFVNVNT from the coding sequence ATGGGGGCACTAGAATCTTTGAGGGAACTTCTTCTTGACTCAACAACTATAGAAGAGATCCCTGAATGGAGAAGGATGAAAAAACTGGAAATTCTTAGCTTGGACAAGTGTACATTACTGACCAAGTTCAGTTTCGTTGGCTGTGCAGCTGTAGCAACGAACCTTTCATTAGTGGATAGGCACTTGACTCAAATGCCTAAGTCGATTGAAAATTTCAACTCCCTAATTCATTTGAATCTATTAAGTACAAATATGGGGGAGTTACCTGATGTAACTAGGaacatgaagaatttgaaagttctaaaGATGAGACGCCCCTTGAGAAAGATATCTAGTGCCATTGGAATGTTGGAGAAGCTCGAAGAGCTAGAGGCATGGGGCACTTTTAAAGAAATTCCCGATAATATTGGGAATCTACGATTTCTAAAAACTTTGATATTGAGTAGCCCCAGAATTTCGATGGTGCCTCAACTTCCAGAAAGTCTAATCAATCTATGTTGTAAAACAACCTCGATGAAGACTTTGCCAAATTTCTCGAACCTATTAAATCTGAGAAATTTGAGGTTGACTTTGTGGTTTAATCACGAGGGTCCTTGTCAACTCGAAGGAGCTCCAAGTGCTTGGTGGATTGGAACACTACAAATGCTCGAGTTCTTGAAGTTGTCTTCTCCTCACATCACCAACCTATCTTCCAATCTCGTTCTCCTTTCTCAACTGAAGAGACTCAAGCTCCAACGTTGTCATTTGGAATGCCTACCTAAGCTTCCGACAAATTTGTCATACTTAGGTATCAAGTCTTGCCGAAGAATGAAAACAACGAATgatctttcaaatttaaaagttttatcaTATTTACTCATTGTTGCTTGTGATGAGCTAACAGAGATTCGAGACATTGAAGGTTTGGAGAACCTAAGAACATTAGAGCTTGTGACACTTCCATCATTGGTGAAGTTGCCTGATCTGACTAACttgaaaaagctcaagaaaattcatttaaatgGTTGTTCTAAGCTGTATGAGATTCAAGGTGGTCCAGCATCGTTGGAGATACTTCACATCATCAACTGTTCAAATCTGCAAAAATTTCCTGATCCATCAAGCTTCAGGAATCTCAAAGTTTGGGATCCTGAGACCAAGGAATCAACATCAGATCTTGTTTTTCGAGAATTCGTTAATGTCAACACATGA
- the LOC104444587 gene encoding ankyrin repeat-containing protein BDA1, translated as MSESLAKEEEQKAREDRLQQAIEQDNVDLLHNLIVEEQELLDRVSKHPFPHTPLHTAVAAGKFEVAMEIVILRPSFARKLNPEGYSPMHLALQCQQYQIVRALMTRDPELIRVQGRGGITPLHYVAKKEGDIELELLAEFLCACKLSIKDLTNRCETAVHVAVNNHNLKAFKVLFGWLKQQHLIDILDWKDKDGNTVLHIAMSKKQLEIIKPLIGYIRVNTKNLQNETALEIFQSNPCDDVYLTMRLCWERCLARLFTHNISLPRFLSREVTFPEMFIFQSDFQDESIRSLILIVATLIATATYQAALSPPGGYWQDNSSNTPANSTVVAANSSGIAVEKPHKAGEIILNGSNLYLFTGLNSSVFMMSIVVICYASAPVLPRSIPVYTLTICFCVAYIFSLITAFPRTDVHAGYYTTAIFFSLLLAVLATPVIGWFTYSRFLRGTDALARRVGKDQK; from the exons ATGAGCGAGAGtctggccaaagaagaagaacaaaaggctAGGGAGGATCGGCTTCAACAAGCAATCGAACAGGACAATGTTGATTTGCTACATAACTTAATTGTGGAGGAGCAAGAGCTCTTAGATCGCGTATCGAAGCACCCTTTCCCACATACTCCACTACACACTGCTGTAGCTGCCGGAAAATTCGAGGTGGCCATGGAGATCGTTATATTGAGGCCTTCATTTGCTCGGAAGCTGAATCCGGAGGGTTATAGTCCCATGCACTTGGCTTTGCAATGTCAACAATACCAAATTGTGAGGGCTCTGATGACCCGTGATCCTGAGTTGATCCGAGTCCAAGGACGAGGTGGGATCACCCCTTTGCATTACGTtgccaagaaagaaggagacaTTGAGCTGGAGCTCCTAGCCGAATTCCTTTGCGCTTGCAAATTATCCATCAAAGACTTGACAAACCGATGTGAGACTGCAGTTCATGTTGCCGTCAACAACCACAACCTCAAAGCATTCAAGGTTTTGTTTGGATGGCTCAAGCAACAACATCTAATAGACATCTTGGATTGGAAAGACAAAGATGGTAACACCGTCTTACATATTGCTATGTCTAAAAAGCAACTTGAG ATCATCAAGCCGTTGATTGGGTATATCAGAGTAAACACGAAGAACCTCCAGAATGAGACGGCTCTGGAAATCTTCCAAAGTAATCCTTGTGACGATGTATATCTTACAATGAGGTTATGCTGGGAAAGATGTCTAGCAAGACTTTTTACTCACAACATCTCTTTACCGCGGTTTTTAAGCAGGGAAGTAACTTTCCCCGAGATGTTCATATTTCAATCTGACTTTCAAGATGAATCCATTCGCAGCTTGATCCTTATAGTGGCTACCTTAATTGCAACCGCGACTTACCAAGCTGCACTCAGTCCTCCGGGAGGATACTGGCAGGATAACTCTTCAAATACTCCAGCTAATTCCACTGTCGTTGCTGCCAATTCCAGCGGCATTGCGGTTGAAAAGCCACATAAAGCCGGAGAAATTATCCTGAATGGCTCGAATCTATACCTGTTCACGGGCCTCAACAGTTCGGTTTTCATGATGTCCATCGTTGTAATCTGTTACGCCTCTGCTCCCGTATTGCCTCGCAGCATCCCGGTTTACACGTTAACGATTTGTTTCTGTGTTGCCTACATTTTTAGCCTTATAACCGCATTCCCAAGAACCGATGTGCACGCAGGATATTACACAACGGCAATTTTTTTTAGCTTGTTGCTTGCCGTGTTGGCGACCCCCGTTATAGGATGGTTCACGTACAGCCGATTCCTACGCGGAACTGATGCCCTAGCGAGACGCGTCGGCAAGGATCAGAAATAG